The Candidatus Binatus sp. genome window below encodes:
- a CDS encoding ABC transporter permease translates to MIPIKYNVRSLMVRRMTSAMTAIGVAMVVFILFILFGFVAGLRATVLRAGSRGNWIVLSRGTTAEPQSFVTREQYNVIRTRPEIAANANGAPLVSPEMVTAFNPLPDGALDQSNFTYLRGVYPTAFQVHRGIEIASGRMPEPGQAEMITGRRLAKKFPHLAPGHELHFGHRTWRIVGTFSDRGSARESEIWTDLDVLQQDVHFGNGFSSLHIVMKPGMDESLRAALLKDARLSLDAIPEDRFYEQQSRLADSFAGLGLIVAGILAIGAIFGGMNTMYTSVARRTREVGILRALGFSNSSILVSFIVESIVLALAGGVIGEVLGVLVATMTGLSSHLMSVEMLIFSFRMTPSAFISGLVAALIMGVLGGLLPAWRAAKITLLDSIRAA, encoded by the coding sequence GTGATACCGATCAAGTACAACGTGCGCAGTCTGATGGTGCGGCGGATGACGTCCGCGATGACCGCGATTGGCGTCGCGATGGTCGTGTTCATCCTGTTTATCCTGTTCGGCTTCGTCGCCGGTCTGCGCGCCACCGTTCTCCGGGCCGGCTCGCGCGGCAACTGGATCGTGCTGAGCCGCGGCACCACCGCCGAGCCGCAGAGTTTCGTGACGCGCGAGCAGTACAACGTGATCAGGACGCGTCCCGAGATTGCTGCGAACGCCAACGGCGCTCCGCTGGTATCGCCCGAGATGGTCACCGCGTTCAATCCGCTGCCCGATGGCGCGCTCGATCAGAGCAACTTCACCTACTTGCGCGGCGTTTATCCCACCGCATTTCAGGTTCATCGCGGGATCGAGATCGCCAGCGGGCGGATGCCCGAGCCGGGCCAGGCCGAAATGATCACCGGACGGCGGCTCGCAAAAAAATTTCCGCATCTTGCGCCGGGTCATGAGCTGCATTTTGGACATCGCACCTGGCGTATCGTCGGCACATTTTCCGATCGAGGCAGCGCGCGCGAATCCGAAATCTGGACCGACCTCGACGTGTTGCAGCAGGACGTCCACTTCGGCAACGGATTCTCCTCCCTGCACATCGTGATGAAGCCCGGGATGGACGAGAGTCTGCGGGCAGCGCTGCTTAAGGATGCGCGACTCAGCCTCGACGCGATTCCCGAGGATCGCTTTTACGAGCAGCAGTCGCGGCTCGCGGATAGCTTTGCCGGACTCGGACTCATCGTCGCGGGGATTCTCGCAATCGGCGCGATCTTCGGCGGCATGAACACGATGTACACGTCGGTTGCGCGGCGTACGCGCGAGGTCGGCATCCTGCGCGCGCTCGGCTTCAGCAATTCGTCCATCCTCGTGAGCTTCATCGTCGAGAGTATCGTGCTGGCGCTGGCCGGCGGAGTGATCGGCGAGGTTCTCGGCGTGCTCGTTGCCACCATGACCGGACTGAGCTCGCATCTGATGAGCGTCGAGATGCTCATCTTCTCATTCAGGATGACGCCATCGGCGTTTATCTCTGGACTTGTCGCGGCGCTGATAATGGGCGTGCTCGGCGGATTGCTGCCGGCATGGCGCGCCGCCAAAATCACCCTGCTCGATTCGATTCGCGCCGCGTAG
- a CDS encoding methyltransferase: MNDSLLDNSSLREKISNLFVGGIVTQIVYVAAKLGIPDLLASAPMTAEEIAAKTGAHPPTLVGILRALVALEVLGEMPDRRFALKPIGEFLRSNPGWRTQAILLGEEYFRAAGDLLHTALTGEPAFDHIFGMGFYEYFTRNEAAASRFNEVMTMTAPLRYSDVTAAFDFSRAKKLVDIGGGHGAMTSIVLRANSGLRAVLFDSPPVVEGARRRIEVEGLGARCEFVGGDFFKSVPAGGDAYLLSSVMVNWDDERALAILRNCRAAMTVGADLVIAEYAMLEGRNYATSTYVAAVAALAIQGSHARSQADYDTLLAKAGFRIEKITPLLYEPYVLLHARPV, from the coding sequence ATGAACGATTCGCTGCTCGATAATTCATCCCTGCGGGAGAAAATCTCCAACCTGTTCGTAGGCGGCATCGTCACCCAGATCGTTTACGTCGCGGCCAAACTTGGAATTCCTGATTTGCTCGCCTCGGCTCCGATGACCGCGGAGGAAATCGCCGCCAAAACGGGCGCGCATCCTCCTACACTGGTAGGCATCCTGCGCGCGCTGGTCGCGCTCGAGGTGCTGGGCGAGATGCCCGACCGGCGCTTCGCGCTCAAGCCAATCGGCGAATTCCTGCGCTCGAACCCCGGATGGCGCACGCAGGCGATCTTGCTCGGCGAGGAATATTTTCGCGCCGCGGGTGACCTGCTCCACACCGCCCTCACGGGAGAGCCTGCATTCGACCACATCTTCGGCATGGGCTTTTACGAATACTTCACCCGCAACGAAGCCGCCGCGTCGCGCTTCAACGAAGTGATGACGATGACGGCGCCGCTCCGCTATTCCGACGTGACGGCCGCCTTCGATTTCTCCCGCGCCAAAAAACTCGTCGATATCGGCGGTGGCCACGGCGCCATGACGTCGATCGTCCTGCGCGCCAATTCTGGCTTGCGCGCGGTGCTTTTCGACTCGCCGCCGGTGGTCGAGGGCGCCCGGCGCAGAATCGAAGTGGAAGGCCTGGGAGCGCGCTGCGAATTCGTCGGCGGCGATTTCTTCAAATCGGTGCCGGCCGGCGGCGACGCCTACCTGCTGTCATCGGTGATGGTGAATTGGGACGACGAGCGCGCGCTCGCGATCCTGCGAAACTGCCGCGCCGCGATGACAGTCGGCGCCGACCTCGTGATCGCCGAGTATGCGATGCTCGAAGGCCGGAATTACGCAACTTCGACGTATGTCGCCGCGGTCGCGGCGCTCGCAATCCAGGGCAGTCACGCGCGGTCGCAAGCCGACTACGATACGCTGCTTGCGAAAGCCGGCTTCCGAATCGAAAAGATCACCCCCCTCCTGTACGAACCCTACGTCCTGCTTCACGCGAGACCAGTCTGA
- a CDS encoding ABC transporter permease has protein sequence MNLFKLVGRNLQRNPARSILTALTIALATFIFLVLASVPASMDKIVRDASATLRLIVLNRSLPLYGLPARYCNDIREMPGCAACVAITGWPATYRDASAQILAVAEGLEIADVFPDYDLGGEASRALQRERRGAFAGRILMARNGWRPGQQVTLRGVDRDHLALDFVILGEMPAKRYPNMFAFRRDYLEEARRAIGHPNPDLALNLVVRVNSPAQVDSLIKEIDRYFRNSDYETRTLTESDALAGGLSSVGDIRAIVLSLCAIVILTFFLIAANSTAMMVRERMNEVAVMRALGFSRSTISLMLFGECGAIGLAGGVIGGTTALYIFGAGLSLRVTGDIGALWVTPSGAIAAIIIAVAISLISGLGPIWSAIRTPPAEAIGKVV, from the coding sequence TTGAACCTGTTCAAACTCGTCGGACGCAACTTGCAGCGCAATCCAGCGCGATCGATTCTGACCGCGCTCACGATCGCGCTCGCCACCTTTATATTTCTCGTGCTCGCGTCCGTGCCCGCCTCGATGGACAAAATTGTTCGCGACGCTTCGGCGACGCTGCGCCTGATCGTGCTCAATCGAAGCCTGCCGCTCTACGGACTCCCCGCCCGCTACTGCAACGACATCCGCGAGATGCCCGGATGCGCCGCGTGCGTCGCAATCACCGGATGGCCCGCGACCTACCGCGACGCCAGCGCGCAAATCCTTGCCGTCGCCGAAGGCCTCGAAATCGCCGACGTGTTTCCCGACTACGATCTCGGCGGCGAGGCGAGCCGCGCGCTGCAACGGGAGCGCCGCGGCGCCTTCGCTGGGCGAATATTGATGGCCCGCAACGGATGGCGGCCCGGGCAGCAGGTGACGCTGCGCGGCGTCGATCGCGATCATCTCGCGCTCGATTTCGTGATTCTCGGCGAGATGCCCGCGAAGCGCTATCCAAACATGTTCGCGTTCCGCCGCGACTACCTCGAGGAGGCGCGCCGCGCGATCGGCCATCCCAATCCGGACCTCGCGCTGAACCTCGTCGTGCGCGTGAACAGCCCCGCGCAGGTCGATTCGTTGATCAAGGAAATCGATCGCTACTTCCGCAACTCCGACTATGAAACCCGCACACTGACCGAAAGCGACGCGCTGGCCGGCGGCCTTTCTTCCGTCGGCGATATCCGCGCGATCGTGCTGAGCCTGTGCGCAATCGTGATTCTCACTTTTTTCCTGATCGCCGCCAACTCGACCGCCATGATGGTGCGCGAGCGCATGAACGAAGTCGCCGTGATGCGCGCGCTCGGCTTCAGCCGCTCGACGATTTCGCTGATGCTGTTTGGCGAGTGCGGCGCGATCGGCCTCGCCGGCGGTGTGATCGGCGGAACGACCGCGCTTTACATTTTCGGCGCGGGACTGTCGCTCCGGGTGACGGGCGATATCGGCGCTCTGTGGGTTACGCCCTCCGGCGCGATTGCGGCTATTATCATCGCGGTCGCAATCTCTTTGATCAGTGGTCTCGGTCCTATCTGGAGCGCTATCAGGACGCCGCCTGCGGAGGCGATCGGCAAAGTTGTTTGA
- a CDS encoding CaiB/BaiF CoA-transferase family protein, whose translation MGPLKGIRVLDMSMVVSGPFCTMMLGDLGADIVKFEQPVGDVTRMPSGSDRGGMTIGILNWNRNKRAIMLDLKRDGAAEVLLKMAEQADVVIQNVRPGVVERLGVGYEAVAARNPKIVYCSIAGYGFEGPYVNKPAYDPIIQGMAGVMVSQRTQGRPRAVKNIIADKVTAMTAAISILAALNEAQRSGRGQHLTIAMIDAVAYYLMPDVASRHTYLPDQRGVPPSMNTLEPFQTADGYITIAPLTDKHWAGILGAVGHLEWFEGDEPRMERVKRSIKSLITLFPTKPSAYWLERIEAADVPCGPLNDFDSIWTDPQFTVNQTFFEYEHPAAGRVRAVRSPAKFSRTQPELWRHAPALGQHTDEILSDFGFSANEIAKLRADQVVR comes from the coding sequence ATGGGACCACTGAAAGGGATCCGCGTGCTCGATATGAGCATGGTCGTATCGGGACCGTTCTGCACGATGATGCTCGGTGATTTGGGCGCCGACATAGTCAAGTTCGAGCAGCCCGTGGGCGACGTGACGCGCATGCCGAGCGGCAGCGATCGCGGCGGCATGACGATCGGAATTCTCAACTGGAATCGCAACAAGCGCGCGATCATGCTCGATCTGAAGCGCGACGGCGCAGCGGAGGTGCTGCTCAAGATGGCGGAGCAGGCCGACGTGGTGATCCAGAATGTGCGGCCCGGCGTGGTCGAGCGGCTGGGCGTGGGTTACGAGGCGGTCGCGGCGCGCAATCCGAAGATCGTCTATTGCTCGATTGCCGGCTACGGCTTCGAAGGCCCATACGTGAACAAGCCTGCCTACGATCCGATCATCCAGGGTATGGCGGGAGTGATGGTTTCGCAGCGTACGCAGGGGCGGCCGCGCGCGGTGAAAAATATTATCGCCGACAAGGTCACTGCGATGACGGCGGCGATCTCGATTCTCGCGGCGCTCAACGAAGCGCAGCGCAGCGGACGCGGACAGCATCTGACGATCGCGATGATCGATGCGGTCGCGTACTACCTGATGCCCGACGTCGCCTCGCGGCATACCTATCTGCCCGATCAGCGCGGCGTGCCGCCTTCGATGAATACGCTCGAGCCGTTCCAGACCGCCGACGGCTACATCACGATCGCGCCGCTTACGGACAAGCATTGGGCGGGAATTCTCGGTGCGGTGGGGCATCTGGAATGGTTCGAGGGCGACGAACCGCGCATGGAACGGGTCAAGCGATCGATCAAGAGCCTGATCACGCTCTTTCCCACGAAGCCGTCGGCGTACTGGCTCGAGCGGATCGAGGCGGCGGACGTTCCATGCGGTCCGCTCAACGATTTCGATTCGATCTGGACCGATCCGCAGTTCACCGTGAACCAGACTTTCTTCGAGTATGAGCATCCGGCGGCCGGGCGTGTGCGCGCGGTGCGATCGCCGGCGAAGTTCTCGCGCACGCAACCGGAACTGTGGCGGCACGCGCCGGCGCTGGGTCAGCATACCGATGAGATACTGAGCGACTTCGGATTCAGTGCGAACGAGATTGCGAAGCTGCGAGCCGATCAAGTTGTGAGGTGA
- a CDS encoding SDR family NAD(P)-dependent oxidoreductase, translating into MGKLDGKVAAITGGGRGIGRGIARAFAAQGCAVVINDLGVTVAGQKETSSPADDVAKEIKAAGGNAVSNHMDISTVEGGEGLVNQAIKEFGKLDILVNVAGILRDRMLFNMSEQEWDDVIRVHLKGHYCTMRPATAHMRERKFGRVINFSSNSALGSPGQPNYAAAKAGILGLTYSSANALQKYGITVNAIMPGASTRMTDTIPAGRMPGATGIPQSENVEGTPRDPANVAPIVVFLASDAAEKVTGQCFGASGYRIMRYRHIVADKILYNDGPWNIDRLFDQLKSTLLVDLEPPRM; encoded by the coding sequence ATGGGCAAGCTCGACGGGAAAGTAGCCGCTATCACCGGCGGCGGCCGCGGTATCGGCCGCGGAATCGCGAGGGCATTCGCCGCGCAGGGATGCGCAGTTGTGATCAACGATCTCGGCGTGACGGTCGCCGGGCAAAAGGAGACTTCATCGCCGGCCGACGACGTTGCGAAAGAGATCAAGGCGGCGGGCGGCAACGCGGTGTCGAATCACATGGATATCTCGACGGTCGAGGGCGGCGAAGGCCTCGTCAATCAGGCCATCAAGGAGTTCGGCAAGCTCGACATCCTGGTCAACGTGGCGGGCATCCTGCGCGATCGCATGCTGTTCAACATGAGCGAGCAGGAGTGGGACGACGTGATCCGGGTGCATCTGAAGGGGCATTACTGCACGATGCGTCCGGCGACGGCGCATATGCGCGAGCGCAAGTTCGGACGAGTCATCAACTTTTCGTCGAACTCGGCGCTCGGCAGTCCCGGCCAGCCGAACTATGCGGCGGCCAAGGCGGGAATCCTCGGATTGACGTATTCGAGCGCGAACGCGCTTCAGAAATACGGCATCACCGTGAACGCGATCATGCCGGGCGCGTCGACGCGAATGACCGATACGATCCCTGCCGGCCGGATGCCGGGCGCGACGGGAATCCCGCAGTCCGAGAACGTCGAGGGCACGCCGCGCGATCCGGCCAACGTCGCGCCGATCGTGGTGTTCCTCGCGAGCGACGCTGCTGAGAAAGTCACTGGCCAGTGCTTCGGTGCGTCGGGTTATCGAATCATGCGTTATCGCCATATCGTAGCGGACAAGATCCTCTACAATGACGGCCCATGGAATATCGATCGGCTATTCGATCAGTTGAAGTCCACGCTGCTCGTCGATCTGGAACCGCCGCGGATGTAA
- a CDS encoding alpha/beta hydrolase, translating into MSDESNPQAVGDAGEPEPKRRGILGVGSIILGVPLLLWMVTAFIVSRSLKYPPSLEKGTGHDVLGEHIPIFTRGSVSNIRAATGLEPQRLDCGAVRDDSFRGRSVPVIGWFFAGSRPEVIVLLPPAGGDEVQIIPYVKFLHAAGYNILAAYSANNPKYGITWGLTKRKFAFEIVRELNEDGYDKVAAIGISEGGAAAILAQSEKPVFKAIVVDSSYANLAQTLLHSPAMAGLNPAFARTVIWEAYWWFGKNLFNVSPAKAAANLGKCPLLIIQNSGDPLTPVADGEAIRQAASGPAELWITPSKGHADAIFQVPKEYAAHVTAFLDKVFGPAPAVAQAIPSPIPAASPSPSQHKLRERLKMRHRTTTTKAQAASQ; encoded by the coding sequence ATGAGCGACGAGTCAAATCCGCAAGCCGTCGGCGACGCCGGCGAACCCGAACCAAAACGGCGTGGCATCCTCGGCGTCGGGTCAATCATTCTCGGCGTGCCACTGCTGCTGTGGATGGTCACGGCCTTCATCGTCTCTCGCAGCCTCAAGTATCCGCCTTCCCTGGAGAAGGGCACCGGCCATGACGTCCTGGGAGAGCATATCCCCATTTTCACTCGCGGGTCGGTGAGCAACATCCGCGCGGCGACGGGGCTCGAACCGCAAAGGCTGGATTGTGGAGCAGTGCGGGACGATAGCTTTCGCGGGCGCTCGGTGCCGGTGATCGGATGGTTTTTCGCAGGCAGCCGTCCCGAGGTCATCGTGCTGCTGCCGCCGGCTGGAGGGGACGAAGTCCAGATAATACCCTACGTCAAGTTTCTTCACGCGGCGGGTTACAACATTCTGGCCGCGTACAGCGCGAACAATCCGAAATACGGGATTACCTGGGGCTTAACCAAGCGCAAATTCGCGTTCGAGATCGTTCGCGAACTTAACGAAGACGGCTACGACAAAGTGGCTGCAATCGGGATTTCAGAAGGAGGTGCGGCAGCTATCCTTGCGCAGTCCGAAAAGCCGGTGTTCAAAGCGATCGTCGTCGACAGTTCGTATGCGAACCTCGCCCAAACTCTGTTGCACAGTCCCGCAATGGCAGGCCTCAATCCCGCGTTTGCGCGCACCGTGATTTGGGAGGCGTACTGGTGGTTCGGCAAAAACCTGTTCAACGTCTCGCCCGCGAAAGCGGCAGCCAATCTCGGCAAGTGTCCGCTGCTCATCATCCAGAATAGCGGCGATCCGCTGACCCCGGTCGCTGACGGCGAGGCGATACGCCAAGCCGCCAGTGGTCCCGCCGAACTGTGGATTACGCCGTCGAAAGGCCACGCCGACGCGATTTTCCAGGTGCCGAAGGAATACGCCGCTCACGTGACCGCGTTCCTGGACAAGGTCTTCGGGCCGGCGCCCGCCGTTGCTCAGGCAATCCCCTCGCCGATTCCCGCGGCATCGCCGTCGCCAAGCCAGCACAAACTCCGCGAGCGATTGAAGATGCGTCATCGCACGACCACGACCAAAGCCCAAGCCGCGTCGCAGTAA
- a CDS encoding methyltransferase domain-containing protein codes for MADWNPELYNRFRRYRAEPVEHIFSRLQFADDEQMIDLGCGPGDNTVELARRSAHGAARGVDSSPAMIEAAEKLRDSLPIDLKSRLSFAVIDVSTFSADREYSLIFSNATIQWLRDHRGVFTRCLAALKPGGRLAVQMPANAIETAKVEMDRLLGESPWRELLGGIQIPFRKDAVPEHYLRMLTELGYADVDSYYVTFHHPMDSPAEVVQWYRSTGLRPFVDALPDDRQGEFLAAYTERLERAYGATGPMTFDFRRIFIWGRRPG; via the coding sequence ATGGCCGACTGGAACCCCGAACTCTACAACCGCTTCCGCCGCTATCGCGCGGAGCCGGTCGAGCACATTTTTTCGCGACTTCAATTTGCCGACGACGAACAAATGATCGATCTCGGATGCGGCCCCGGCGACAACACGGTCGAACTCGCGCGGCGCTCGGCGCATGGCGCGGCGCGCGGCGTCGATTCGTCGCCCGCGATGATCGAGGCGGCGGAGAAGCTGCGCGATAGCTTGCCGATCGATCTGAAGTCGCGCCTGTCGTTTGCAGTTATCGACGTCTCGACGTTCAGCGCCGACCGCGAATACAGCCTGATATTCTCGAATGCGACCATCCAGTGGCTGCGGGACCATCGCGGCGTTTTCACACGATGCCTCGCGGCGCTGAAGCCCGGCGGACGGCTCGCGGTCCAGATGCCCGCCAACGCGATCGAGACCGCCAAAGTCGAGATGGACCGGCTGCTCGGCGAATCGCCGTGGCGTGAATTGCTCGGCGGTATCCAGATCCCTTTTCGCAAGGACGCGGTGCCGGAGCATTATCTTAGGATGCTCACCGAACTTGGATACGCGGACGTCGATTCGTACTACGTCACGTTTCATCATCCGATGGACAGCCCGGCGGAGGTCGTTCAGTGGTATCGCTCGACGGGGCTCCGGCCGTTCGTCGATGCGCTGCCTGACGATCGCCAGGGAGAATTCCTCGCCGCCTACACCGAGCGGCTCGAGCGCGCCTACGGCGCCACCGGTCCGATGACGTTCGACTTCAGGCGCATCTTCATTTGGGGCCGCCGGCCCGGCTGA
- a CDS encoding isoaspartyl peptidase/L-asparaginase family protein, with protein sequence MASRRTIPALVAHGGAGAATAGDERGERRRGMLAAARLGAKILQSGGSALDAVVATVAALEDHPLFNAGYGSLLNSEGNLEMDASVMYAHPVSGPEVKRGKETRHPAEDDDYDVSAGAVALVSRVRNPVMLARAVMERSPHILLAALGAERFARNCGMRLVKPAEMISPRARERWRARKRQQAEELAQAAARASMLPEHGTVGAIAIDQDRGIAAATSTGGVPGKLFGRIGDSAIIGAGTFAHVLGAASATGQGEAIILTSLCREAVLALAEGSPEVVAREAIAEMIDATGAEAGVILLDRRRRIGYAHNAASMQVARFDPAGGLRHLWLAPIARVGRDRK encoded by the coding sequence ATGGCGTCGCGGCGCACGATTCCGGCGCTGGTCGCGCATGGCGGCGCGGGCGCAGCAACTGCCGGTGACGAACGAGGCGAGCGCCGGCGCGGAATGCTCGCGGCGGCGCGGCTCGGCGCAAAGATCCTGCAAAGCGGCGGGAGCGCGCTCGACGCGGTCGTCGCGACGGTCGCGGCGCTCGAAGATCATCCGCTGTTCAACGCGGGATACGGCTCGCTGCTGAATTCCGAAGGCAACCTCGAGATGGATGCGTCGGTGATGTATGCGCATCCGGTGAGCGGCCCGGAAGTGAAGCGCGGCAAGGAGACGCGGCATCCGGCGGAAGACGACGACTATGATGTGAGTGCGGGCGCGGTCGCCCTCGTGAGCCGGGTGCGAAATCCGGTGATGCTCGCGCGCGCGGTGATGGAACGCTCGCCGCATATCCTGTTGGCCGCGCTCGGCGCGGAGCGCTTCGCGCGGAACTGCGGGATGCGACTCGTCAAGCCGGCCGAAATGATTTCGCCGCGCGCCCGCGAGCGATGGCGCGCGCGGAAGCGGCAGCAGGCCGAGGAACTCGCGCAGGCCGCGGCGCGCGCATCGATGCTGCCGGAGCACGGCACCGTTGGCGCAATCGCGATCGACCAGGACCGCGGAATCGCGGCGGCCACCTCGACCGGCGGCGTGCCAGGAAAACTCTTCGGGCGTATCGGCGACTCGGCGATCATCGGCGCGGGAACTTTCGCGCATGTGTTGGGCGCGGCGTCGGCGACCGGACAGGGCGAAGCGATCATCCTGACGTCGCTATGCCGCGAGGCGGTGCTGGCGCTCGCGGAAGGATCGCCCGAGGTGGTCGCGCGCGAAGCAATCGCCGAGATGATCGACGCGACCGGTGCCGAGGCCGGAGTAATCCTGCTCGATCGCCGCAGACGAATCGGCTACGCGCACAACGCGGCCTCGATGCAGGTGGCGCGCTTCGATCCGGCGGGCGGATTGCGTCATCTGTGGCTCGCACCGATCGCGCGGGTCGGCCGGGATCGCAAGTGA
- a CDS encoding glycosyltransferase family 39 protein, whose protein sequence is MNAQSAVSKSPAISSSMLALAAVLALIVLGQGIGAPFQKDAEPQSAEWIQSIVRDGNWLIPADAYGFADRKPPLFYWLAASTAKISGGNVDEVRARAVSLVAGTILALAVLAWTASHVGVVEGWLAFLFLIGTYGFASRATTALTDMLLTLLLFAANAAMFPLVAGDESDNADQSSRTNRVPIAAGVFLGLGVLTKGPVAIVLCALAPAIYLLLRWRNPLVIARRRWVWQIAATAIAIGALWYVPAAIYGKERFFRILFAENFGHFMPAKLGGTGESYRPFYYIATRLLGAAFPMILLVAPAVTALWTGEFAREKRRAIIYQASMTIAVLLFFSIASVKRDDYVLPALPGIAILCASIFSLAEIDRARGPAAKLRDLIVVIFAAGCAVAIIAEFMLARSRPDLPLGINLQSSDAAFAAIFGQGMASMQFPFVACAIALIAAAALAVWSYKRRLAVGAGFAFALTGLAASILWTATLRPKLAAMRSLKNFAPQVAETAKGAPVCIPAGINYEFSYYYGSAVPALRKGLCPKPAADHPVYLVATPREFDAMRPEDRARLRLILKSELIGGGGPPALYELMPSPPPND, encoded by the coding sequence GTGAACGCGCAGTCGGCGGTATCGAAGTCGCCGGCAATCAGTTCTTCGATGCTCGCGCTCGCGGCAGTGCTCGCGCTGATCGTGCTTGGACAGGGAATCGGCGCGCCGTTTCAAAAGGACGCCGAGCCGCAATCTGCCGAGTGGATTCAAAGTATTGTGCGCGACGGCAATTGGCTGATTCCGGCCGATGCGTACGGCTTCGCCGATCGCAAGCCGCCGCTGTTTTACTGGCTGGCGGCGAGTACGGCGAAAATTTCCGGCGGCAACGTCGATGAGGTCCGCGCGCGGGCGGTATCGCTCGTCGCGGGGACGATTCTCGCACTTGCGGTGCTCGCGTGGACCGCGTCGCACGTCGGCGTGGTCGAAGGATGGCTCGCGTTTCTGTTCCTGATTGGCACCTACGGATTTGCGTCGCGCGCGACCACCGCGCTCACCGACATGTTGCTCACGCTGCTGCTGTTTGCGGCTAACGCCGCGATGTTTCCGCTGGTCGCCGGCGATGAAAGCGATAATGCGGACCAATCGAGTCGTACGAATCGGGTACCGATAGCGGCCGGAGTATTCCTTGGACTTGGAGTGCTGACCAAGGGACCGGTTGCGATCGTGCTATGCGCGCTTGCACCAGCGATTTATCTTTTGCTTCGGTGGCGGAACCCGCTTGTGATCGCGCGCAGGCGATGGGTCTGGCAAATCGCCGCGACCGCAATTGCGATCGGCGCGCTCTGGTACGTGCCGGCCGCGATCTACGGCAAGGAGCGCTTCTTCAGGATTTTGTTCGCCGAAAATTTTGGGCATTTCATGCCGGCCAAGCTCGGCGGCACCGGCGAGAGCTATCGGCCATTTTATTACATCGCGACCCGACTACTCGGCGCTGCGTTCCCGATGATTCTTTTAGTGGCGCCGGCGGTTACGGCGCTGTGGACTGGCGAATTCGCACGCGAAAAACGCCGCGCGATCATCTATCAAGCCAGCATGACGATTGCGGTGCTGTTGTTTTTCTCGATTGCGAGCGTCAAGCGCGACGATTACGTGCTGCCGGCGCTGCCCGGAATCGCGATCCTGTGCGCGTCGATATTTTCTCTTGCCGAAATCGATCGCGCGCGCGGACCCGCCGCGAAACTCCGCGACTTGATCGTCGTGATATTCGCCGCCGGATGTGCCGTCGCGATCATCGCGGAATTTATGCTGGCGAGGTCGCGTCCCGATTTGCCGCTCGGAATAAATTTGCAATCGAGCGACGCTGCCTTCGCCGCGATTTTCGGCCAGGGAATGGCGTCGATGCAATTTCCCTTCGTGGCGTGCGCAATCGCGCTGATCGCCGCGGCGGCGCTCGCAGTCTGGAGTTACAAGCGCAGACTTGCCGTCGGTGCAGGCTTCGCGTTTGCGCTGACTGGGCTCGCCGCGAGTATTTTGTGGACCGCGACGCTGAGACCGAAGCTCGCTGCGATGCGCAGTCTCAAGAATTTCGCGCCGCAAGTTGCCGAGACGGCGAAGGGTGCGCCGGTGTGCATTCCGGCCGGCATCAACTACGAATTTTCCTACTACTACGGCAGCGCGGTTCCAGCGCTGCGGAAAGGCCTCTGCCCCAAGCCCGCCGCGGATCATCCCGTGTACCTGGTCGCGACGCCACGCGAATTCGATGCGATGCGTCCCGAGGATCGCGCGCGCCTCAGGCTGATTCTGAAATCCGAACTGATCGGCGGCGGCGGTCCGCCCGCGCTGTACGAATTGATGCCGTCGCCACCGCCCAATGATTAA
- a CDS encoding FmdB family zinc ribbon protein — protein sequence MPIFEYECGRCKLISSHVVMGSARRRERRECPECGSVRLKRVMSSFAVVESEASRLNNFDSSKPRDESFYKDSRNVGIWAKKRAKEMGVDLGPKFESTVEKARSGKLIKEMT from the coding sequence ATGCCGATATTTGAGTACGAATGCGGGCGCTGCAAGCTCATCAGCTCGCACGTCGTGATGGGTTCGGCGCGCCGGCGCGAGCGTCGTGAATGCCCCGAGTGCGGCTCGGTGCGGCTCAAGCGCGTGATGTCGTCGTTCGCGGTGGTTGAGAGCGAAGCCTCGCGGCTCAACAATTTCGATTCGTCGAAGCCGCGCGACGAATCGTTCTACAAGGATTCGCGCAACGTCGGCATCTGGGCGAAGAAGCGGGCCAAGGAAATGGGCGTTGACTTAGGCCCCAAGTTCGAATCGACCGTCGAGAAAGCTCGCAGCGGCAAACTGATCAAAGAAATGACCTGA